The Acetonema longum DSM 6540 DNA window ACAGTTTATGCAAATGGCATTGGATTTAGCCAAACAAGGATTAGGACGAACCAGCCCTAATCCGATGGTTGGGGCTGTTGTTGCGCAAGACGGCAAGGCCGTTGGTCAAGGCTGGCACCAGAGAGCCGGTACGCCTCATGCTGAGGTGCATGCCTTACAGGCTGCGGGAGATCAGGCTAATGGAGCCACATTGTATGTTACCTTAGAGCCCTGCTGCCATCACGGCAAGACGCCGCCCTGCACTGACGCCGTTATTAAAGCCGGCATCCGTCGGGTCGTCGTTGCCATGACAGATCCTAACCCTTGTGTGGGCGGAGGCGGCATTGCCCGGCTGAAAGCCGCGGGCGTTGAGGTCGTCAGCGGCATTCTGGCGCAAGAGGCGGCCAGACTCAACGAAGTATTTATCAAGTGGATTTCCACCGGACTGCCTTTTGCCATCCTTAAAACCGCCATGACTCTGGACGGCAAAATTGCCACGGTTAGCGGCCGGTCTAAGTGGATCACCGGTGATGCGGCGCGCCAAAGGGTTCATATGCTGCGAGACCGGTGTGACGCTATTTTGGCGGGGATCGGCACAGTGCTGGCGGATGATCCTTCTCTGACCACCCGTTTGCCCCAGGGAGGAAAGAATCCTATACGGATTATTCTCGACAGCCAGGCGCGTATCCCATTGGACGCCAATGTGATTACAGACGTCTTAGCCCCTACCATTATTGTTGTAGGGCCCCATGCCCCGGCTGAAAAATTGACGGCCTTGCGTTCCAAAGGGGTTGAAATACTGGCGGTTCGCTGTCGGGACGGCGGCTTGGACCTGCGGGAACTTTTCCAGACCCTCGGCAGCCGCAATATCACCAGCGTACTGGTCGAAGGCGGCGCTGCGGTTAATGCCGGCTTGATTCGAGAAAACCTAATTGATAAGGTATATTGGTTCATTGCGCCCAAGTTTTTCGGCGGCATTTCGGCGCCGGGACCGGTTGGCGGAGAAGGAATCGCTGCTGTTGATCAAGCAGTTGCATTAGAAGATATCGCTGTCGAAGCCATAGATCAGGACTTGATGATTACCGGTTACGTAGAGAGAAGGGAGGGGCGTCATGTTTACAGGGCTTGTGGAGGAACTGGGCAAAGTGAAATCCCTGAGCCGGGGGGCAAAATCATTTAAGCTGGCTGTTTCAGCCGCCACGGTTTTGCAGGATATGAAGACTGGCGACAGTATCGCTGTAAACGGCACTTGCCTGACAGTGACAGATTTTGGCCGGGATTGGTTTATTGCCGATGTCATGCCGGAAACAGTCAGTCGCACAGTGCTAGCTTTCCTCAAACCGGGAGATCCGGTCAATCTGGAAAGGACATTAAGGCTGGGAGACAGAATGGGGGGGCATATTGTAACCGGACACATAGACGGCATTGGCTATATCCGCAGTGTGGCCAAAGACGATAATGCGGTCATTTTCCGTATTCAAACCCAGCCGGAACTCCTGCGTTATGTTGTAAACCAAGGGTCCATTGCCATTGACGGCATTAGTTTAACCATTGTTGAGTGCGCCGGCAATTGGTTTGCCGTCTCGGCGATACCCCATACTTATGCTGTAACTACCTTAGGCGTGAAGGGGATCGGCAGCGCGGTGAATATAGAAGTGGATACGCTGGGCAAGCATATGGAAAGAACCGGCCGAGAGACAGGAAAGTCAGGAAGAATTAACATGAATTTTCTGGCCGAACACGGCTTTCTTATTTAATTTAGATAAGCATGTTCTGGAATAAAAAGGGGTGTAATAGACAAATGAGTTTTAGTACGATTGAAGAAGCGATTGAGGACATCCGTCAAGGAAAGATGATTGTGGTGGTAGACGACGAAGATAGGGAAAATGAAGGCGATCTGCTGATGGCTGCAGAAAAAGCAACGCCTGATGCCATTAATTTCATGGCGTCATATGGCCGGGGCCTAGTCTGCATGCCTATTATAGGGGAAAGGCTGGATGAGTTGGATATTGGGCCAATGGTGGCCCATAATACTGATCGGCATTGTACTGCCTTCACTGTTTCTGTGGACGCGAAAGATACGGCCACAGGAATATCGGCTTTTGAACGGGCCAAAACCGTGCAGACCATCTTGAATTCGGACACTAAAAGCAGTGATCTCAGACGCCCGGGACATATTTTTCCGCTGCGCTACTGCGATGGCGGAGTGCTGCGCCGGACCGGCCATACCGAAGCGGCGGTTGATATGGCGAAACTGGCTGGCCTATATCCGGCCGGCGTGATCTGCGAAATTATGAATGAAGACGGCACCATGGCCCGGGTCCCCCAATTAAAGGAATTCGTCAAAAAGCATAATCTGAAAATCATCACGATTGCTGAACTAATCCGCTATCGCAAAGTTCACGAAAAAATGGTGACCCGGGTCGAAGAAGCGCTGCTGCCCACCAAATATGGCACTTTCCGGGTAGTTGCCTACGAAAGCGTAGGGGATAAACAATGCCACCTGGCTTTGGTAAAAGGCGATGTGGCCGGTAAAAGCAACGTATTAGTCCGGGTGCATTCCGAATGCCTGACTGGTGATGTACTAGGCTCCTTGCGCTGCGATTGCGGCGAACAATTGGCTTTAGCCCTGCAGCGCATCGAAGCCGAAGGACTTGGCGTGCTCTTATATATGCGCCAGGAAGGTCGGGGCATTGGCCTGGCCAATAAAATCAGAGCCTATGCTTTGCAAGATAAGGGAAAAGATACGGTGGAAGCTAATGTCTTGCTGGGCTTTCCGCCCGATTTGCGGGATTACGGTATCGGCGCTCAGATCCTGACGGATCTGGGGCTGAGCAGTATCCGTCTTTTGACCAATAACCCGAAAAAACGGGCCGGCCTGGAGGGTTACGGATTGACCATCACTGACCGGATTCCTATTGAAATCAAATCCAATCGATATAATAAACGCTAT harbors:
- the ribD gene encoding bifunctional diaminohydroxyphosphoribosylaminopyrimidine deaminase/5-amino-6-(5-phosphoribosylamino)uracil reductase RibD, with product MIHQQLLDQQFMQMALDLAKQGLGRTSPNPMVGAVVAQDGKAVGQGWHQRAGTPHAEVHALQAAGDQANGATLYVTLEPCCHHGKTPPCTDAVIKAGIRRVVVAMTDPNPCVGGGGIARLKAAGVEVVSGILAQEAARLNEVFIKWISTGLPFAILKTAMTLDGKIATVSGRSKWITGDAARQRVHMLRDRCDAILAGIGTVLADDPSLTTRLPQGGKNPIRIILDSQARIPLDANVITDVLAPTIIVVGPHAPAEKLTALRSKGVEILAVRCRDGGLDLRELFQTLGSRNITSVLVEGGAAVNAGLIRENLIDKVYWFIAPKFFGGISAPGPVGGEGIAAVDQAVALEDIAVEAIDQDLMITGYVERREGRHVYRACGGTGQSEIPEPGGKII
- a CDS encoding riboflavin synthase; this encodes MFTGLVEELGKVKSLSRGAKSFKLAVSAATVLQDMKTGDSIAVNGTCLTVTDFGRDWFIADVMPETVSRTVLAFLKPGDPVNLERTLRLGDRMGGHIVTGHIDGIGYIRSVAKDDNAVIFRIQTQPELLRYVVNQGSIAIDGISLTIVECAGNWFAVSAIPHTYAVTTLGVKGIGSAVNIEVDTLGKHMERTGRETGKSGRINMNFLAEHGFLI
- a CDS encoding bifunctional 3,4-dihydroxy-2-butanone-4-phosphate synthase/GTP cyclohydrolase II, with translation MSFSTIEEAIEDIRQGKMIVVVDDEDRENEGDLLMAAEKATPDAINFMASYGRGLVCMPIIGERLDELDIGPMVAHNTDRHCTAFTVSVDAKDTATGISAFERAKTVQTILNSDTKSSDLRRPGHIFPLRYCDGGVLRRTGHTEAAVDMAKLAGLYPAGVICEIMNEDGTMARVPQLKEFVKKHNLKIITIAELIRYRKVHEKMVTRVEEALLPTKYGTFRVVAYESVGDKQCHLALVKGDVAGKSNVLVRVHSECLTGDVLGSLRCDCGEQLALALQRIEAEGLGVLLYMRQEGRGIGLANKIRAYALQDKGKDTVEANVLLGFPPDLRDYGIGAQILTDLGLSSIRLLTNNPKKRAGLEGYGLTITDRIPIEIKSNRYNKRYLLVKRSKLGHLLKQTEEV